A window from Theropithecus gelada isolate Dixy chromosome 1, Tgel_1.0, whole genome shotgun sequence encodes these proteins:
- the KLF18 gene encoding Kruppel like factor 18: MDSSLLQAIEEIENFFQHLSERHTKQAETPDAPEPQNCMPLTAHAEESQHESTRSKTMPPLGPTMMTSACTNIPGTVLTQDLTMHPLKALDMALEDLNETYSMGQKVTSFDQIKHTAGSQMTDVTDTPKSSPTDCQKTAITASNMTISSESNQLNTPSSDQTLNESQIPALHGDQMKTLSDNQTLCGDQVTFSSDQTLTDGHTVTSSGDEALSGGQMTTSLDLYGGQMMTSTDNQTLYGEQATTSTGNQTLYAEQMTTSTSNQTLYGEQVTTSTSNQTLYGEQATTSTSNQTLYGEQATTSTGNQTLYGEQVTTSTGNQTLYGEQVTTSTSNQTLCGEQMMTSTSNQTLCGEQVTTSTGNQTLYGGQNMTSIDNQALCGGQMATYSGNPTLYGDQMLTLQVGNMTMLTNDHSLYGGYISHQFSSLPHPGFPCFSSSHLIQGQVPEKQKTQSCQFWKNPEVSRPYICTYENCKKSYKKACHLRTHMRNHTGEKPYICDVEGCTWKFTRSDELNRHKKRHTGERPYLCSICNKNFARSDHLKQHAKVHNVHPGL, encoded by the exons ATGGATTCCAGTCTCCTCCAGGCAATTGAGGAAATTGAGAATTTTTTCCAGCATCTCTCTGAGCGACATACAAAACAGGCAGAAACCCCAGATGCACCAGAACCACAGAACTGTATGCCTCTGACTGCCCATGCTGAGGAGAGCCAACATGAGTCAACCAGGAGCAAGACGATGCCTCCCTTGGGGCCCACAATGATGACTTCTGCATGCACTAACATCCCTGGGACAGTTCTCACCCAGGACTTAACAATGCACCCTCTTAAAGCCCTTGATATGGCACTTGAAGACCTAAATGAGACTTATTCCATGGGCCAGAAAGTGACTTCCTTTGATCAGATAAAACACACAGCAGGCTCCCAGATGACAGATGTTACTGACACCCCAAAGTCATCACCCACTGATTGCCAGAAGACAGCCATCACTGCAAGCAACATGACAATCTCCAGTGAAAGTAACCAGCTGAACACTCCAAGTAGTGACCAGACCCTCAATGAGAGTCAGATACCAGCCCTGCATGGAGATCAGATGAAGACCCTCAGTGATAACCAGACTCTCTGTGGGGACCAGGTGACCTTCAGTAGTGACCAGACCCTCACTGATGGTCATACAGTGACTTCCAGTGGCGATGAGGCCCTCTCTGGGGGCCAGATGACAACCAGTCTAGACCTCTATGGAGGGCAAATGATGACTTCCACTGATAACCAGACTCTCTATGGGGAGCAAGCGACAACCTCCACTGGTAACCAGACCCTCTACGCGGAGCAGATGACGACCTCCACTAGTAACCAGACCCTCTATGGGGAGCAGGTGACGACCTCCACTAGTAACCAGACCCTCTATGGGGAGCAGGCGACGACCTCCACTAGTAATCAGACCCTCTATGGGGAGCAGGCGACGACCTCCACTGGTAATCAGACCCTCTATGGGGAGCAGGTGACGACCTCCACTGGTAACCAGACCCTCTATGGGGAGCAGGTGACGACCTCCACTAGTAACCAGACCCTCTGTGGGGAGCAGATGATGACCTCCACTAGTAACCAGACCCTCTGTGGGGAGCAGGTGACGACCTCCACTGGTAATCAGACCCTCTATGGGGGGCAGAATATGACCTCCATTGATAACCAGGCTCTCTGTGGAGGCCAGATGGCAACATATAGTGGCAACCCGACCCTCTATGGGGACCAGATGCTGACTCTTCAGGTGGGCAATATGACAATGCTCACTAATGACCACAGCCTTTATGGGGGATATATATCCCATCAGTTCTCATCATTGCCACACCCAGGATTCCCATGCTTTTCAAGTTCCCATTTGATTCAAGGACAAGTTCCAGAAAAGCAGAAGACACAGAGCTGCCAGTTCTGGAAGAATCCTGAGGTTTCGAGGCCCTACATCTGCACTTACGAGAACTGCAAGAAGTCTTATAAAAAGGCTTGCCACCTCCGAACCCATATGCGCAACCACACCG GGGAGAAGCCCTACATATGCGATGTAGAGGGATGTACGTGGAAATTCACCCGCTCAGATGAGCTCAACAGACACAAGAAAAGGCACACAGGGGAACGGCCCTACCTGTGTTCAATATGCAACAAGAATTTTGCAAGATCTGATCACCTAAAGCAGCATGCAAAGGTCCACAACGTTCACCCAGGATTATGA